Proteins from one bacterium genomic window:
- a CDS encoding mandelate racemase/muconate lactonizing enzyme family protein — translation MKLQSLRWMAHELTFRKPTRIGSRIAKTRTVYLLELVFDSGLTGIGEAASLAGWGNDSDDFVIRELSQCRGFIAEKQPEFFVENGVFQLRDVFSTWFPHSPSVQFALSTALIDAVAKERNQPIAKLLNPHASDSVTLSALLSGTTEQTLLAAAENAMQQGYSTIKCKSLPDSLQFLTVLKAICSCTQFSSLRIDANEQWSVSETMEIIRQTEKLPIEYIEQPLPREQKTELLALLQTSPLPIALDESIASAEDRVWWLQRFPSAVFVIKPMVIGSIDQTIEFCRKVRNAGGKIVLSSAMDSAVANAMYLQIAAAINCDTAMGIMTQSGFTSDIVSNPIPVMQGTAHIPSTLGIGVTLSPEILTQIRSR, via the coding sequence ATGAAACTCCAATCGTTGCGCTGGATGGCGCATGAGCTAACCTTCCGAAAACCTACCCGCATCGGGTCTCGAATCGCAAAAACCAGAACCGTGTACTTATTGGAACTTGTATTCGATTCCGGTCTCACCGGGATCGGAGAAGCGGCTTCCTTGGCGGGTTGGGGTAACGACTCCGATGATTTCGTGATTCGTGAACTATCGCAGTGTCGTGGATTCATTGCAGAGAAGCAACCGGAATTCTTTGTCGAGAATGGCGTCTTTCAGCTTCGAGACGTATTTTCCACCTGGTTCCCGCACTCTCCGTCGGTGCAATTTGCTTTATCAACAGCATTAATTGATGCAGTGGCGAAAGAACGAAACCAACCGATCGCGAAATTGCTGAACCCACATGCGAGTGACTCTGTTACGCTTTCCGCTTTGTTATCGGGGACGACCGAACAAACATTACTTGCTGCGGCTGAGAATGCGATGCAACAAGGGTATTCCACGATCAAATGCAAATCGCTGCCGGATTCTCTCCAATTCTTAACCGTACTCAAAGCGATTTGTTCTTGCACACAATTTTCGTCACTGCGCATCGACGCGAATGAACAATGGAGTGTTTCAGAGACGATGGAAATCATTCGTCAGACAGAGAAACTTCCCATCGAGTATATCGAGCAACCGCTCCCGCGCGAACAAAAGACAGAACTGCTTGCATTACTACAAACATCGCCGCTTCCGATTGCATTGGATGAGTCGATCGCATCGGCGGAAGATCGAGTCTGGTGGCTGCAACGCTTTCCCAGTGCAGTATTTGTAATCAAACCGATGGTAATTGGTTCTATCGATCAGACTATCGAGTTTTGCAGAAAGGTCAGAAATGCCGGAGGAAAAATCGTCTTGTCGTCGGCGATGGATTCGGCGGTCGCCAATGCGATGTACTTACAGATCGCAGCCGCAATAAATTGCGATACCGCGATGGGGATTATGACGCAAAGTGGTTTCACATCCGACATTGTTTCGAATCCCATTCCGGTCATGCAAGGCACCGCTCACATACCATCCACGCTGGGAATCGGAGTGACGCTTTCCCCGGAGATTCTTACCCAGATTCGGAGTCGTTAG
- a CDS encoding AMP-binding protein produces the protein MYPLTSTAEKLSDSLALQSMSEQLTFSTLNHKVKCVANALQELLDSTGGNRIAVFAANSKECIFAAHAVWASGNTLIPLPLNWRDEQLQREIDAARLDLLLVDAANNHRVNHPNKVPVTQLVEENSAHNTLLDFSPAKLALLLYTSGSSGEPKRVALSWNALVSHAQISVEHLQLLAEDRWLLTLPLFHIGGISTLFKQMSCGCSIVLPELEQLRDATAITSFIEQAGVTRAAMVPTSLERLYQAMPNYRFPDKFRSMLAGGGMATEELLLRDHRILATYGMSETGSQITTVPLHATTEIRSTAGIPLPGVRIEIRDESHTPLPINEVGDVWVASPALFDGYETVTGIVSPMQNGWFQTGDFGYLNPDDALTIVSRRSDRIVSGGENIAPHEIELCLLKHPEVTSVVVLGVPDQEWGELVVAVVVPKHSDRVDSVMLVDYLGRQLARYKLPKRWLLLPELPLLPTGKPDRQAIRALLSLNVNENGTLEQ, from the coding sequence GTGTATCCCTTAACCAGCACAGCAGAGAAACTCTCAGATTCCCTTGCATTGCAAAGTATGAGCGAACAGCTCACATTTTCCACACTCAATCACAAAGTGAAGTGCGTTGCCAATGCGTTACAGGAATTGTTGGATTCGACTGGTGGAAATCGTATCGCGGTATTTGCGGCAAATAGTAAGGAATGTATTTTTGCCGCTCATGCAGTATGGGCGTCGGGAAACACGCTCATACCACTGCCGCTAAATTGGCGAGACGAACAGTTGCAACGGGAAATCGATGCTGCTCGATTGGATCTATTACTCGTCGATGCTGCAAATAATCATCGTGTCAATCATCCTAACAAAGTACCTGTAACGCAACTGGTAGAAGAGAATTCTGCGCATAATACACTTCTGGATTTCTCTCCCGCCAAACTAGCATTACTCCTGTATACATCCGGGAGCAGTGGTGAACCGAAACGGGTTGCACTGTCGTGGAACGCGTTGGTTAGCCATGCACAGATATCGGTCGAGCATCTGCAACTACTTGCCGAGGATCGTTGGTTGCTCACGTTACCGCTGTTTCATATCGGCGGCATTAGTACACTGTTCAAGCAAATGAGCTGCGGTTGTTCGATTGTCTTGCCGGAGCTGGAGCAACTTCGTGATGCTACCGCAATAACGTCGTTCATCGAGCAAGCCGGCGTTACTCGCGCCGCAATGGTACCCACTTCCCTCGAGCGCCTCTATCAAGCGATGCCCAATTATCGGTTTCCCGATAAATTTCGATCTATGCTCGCCGGTGGTGGCATGGCAACCGAAGAGTTGCTGTTGCGCGATCACCGGATACTTGCAACGTATGGTATGAGTGAAACCGGTTCGCAGATAACAACCGTACCGCTTCACGCAACAACTGAAATCCGCAGCACCGCCGGTATTCCGCTGCCCGGAGTTCGCATCGAGATCCGCGACGAATCGCATACTCCTTTGCCAATCAATGAAGTTGGCGATGTTTGGGTTGCCAGCCCTGCGTTGTTCGATGGCTACGAAACCGTGACGGGCATCGTATCACCAATGCAAAACGGATGGTTTCAAACCGGCGATTTCGGATACTTAAATCCTGACGATGCTTTGACAATTGTAAGTCGTCGCAGCGATCGAATTGTCAGCGGTGGCGAAAACATCGCACCTCATGAAATTGAGCTATGTTTGTTAAAACATCCGGAAGTGACTTCGGTTGTGGTGTTAGGTGTTCCCGACCAGGAGTGGGGAGAGTTGGTTGTGGCGGTAGTTGTCCCGAAACACAGTGATCGCGTCGATTCAGTGATGTTGGTGGACTATCTCGGCAGGCAACTGGCGCGCTACAAGTTACCAAAACGCTGGCTTCTGTTACCTGAGTTACCTTTATTGCCAACCGGTAAACCTGACCGTCAGGCAATTCGGGCGCTGTTGTCGCTAAACGTTAATGAGAACGGGACCTTGGAGCAATAG
- the menB gene encoding 1,4-dihydroxy-2-naphthoyl-CoA synthase, whose protein sequence is MSIPNWEKCGNYTDIVYEKAEGIAKITINRPEVRNAFRPLTLVELQSAFYDVREDPHVGVAILTGAGDLAFCSGGDQRIRGEQGYVDQQGVPRLNVLDLQKQIRSLPKPVVAMVAGYAIGGGHVLHIVCDLTIAAENARFGQTGPRVGSFDGGFGAGYLARIVGHKKAKEIWFLCRQYNAQEALAMGLVNTVVPLRELEATTVQWCREMLALSPMALRCLKSAFNADTDGEAGIQELAGNTTMLYYMSEEGQEGKKAYLEKRTPDFEKFPRLP, encoded by the coding sequence ATGTCGATTCCGAATTGGGAGAAATGTGGAAACTATACCGATATCGTTTACGAAAAAGCGGAAGGGATCGCTAAGATTACCATCAATCGTCCCGAAGTGCGGAATGCATTTCGCCCGTTGACTTTGGTGGAATTGCAATCCGCATTTTACGATGTTCGCGAAGATCCGCATGTCGGAGTAGCTATCCTTACCGGAGCTGGCGATTTGGCGTTTTGCAGCGGCGGCGATCAACGTATTCGCGGTGAGCAAGGATACGTCGATCAACAAGGCGTTCCTCGCTTAAACGTACTCGATTTACAAAAACAAATTCGCAGTCTGCCAAAACCAGTGGTAGCAATGGTTGCCGGTTATGCGATTGGCGGCGGTCATGTATTGCACATCGTTTGCGATTTAACGATTGCTGCGGAGAACGCCAGGTTTGGTCAGACGGGACCGCGAGTTGGTAGTTTCGATGGCGGGTTCGGCGCCGGTTATTTGGCGCGCATCGTCGGTCATAAAAAAGCGAAAGAGATCTGGTTCCTCTGCCGCCAATACAATGCGCAGGAAGCGTTAGCGATGGGGTTGGTCAATACAGTCGTACCGCTCCGGGAACTGGAAGCGACCACAGTGCAATGGTGCCGTGAAATGTTGGCGCTTTCTCCGATGGCGCTCCGCTGTTTAAAATCCGCTTTTAATGCTGACACCGATGGCGAGGCGGGAATTCAAGAGCTCGCGGGCAACACGACGATGCTTTATTACATGAGCGAAGAGGGACAAGAAGGAAAGAAAGCTTATCTCGAAAAACGAACGCCCGATTTCGAGAAATTTCCTCGATTGCCGTAA
- the aroF gene encoding 3-deoxy-7-phosphoheptulonate synthase, whose product MAIGTHIPAHQNIGFPGATEPQFAPPGVLKVEGSEAHLVRVGDVVFGGSELILIAGPCAVESEAQIRASANLAKQAGAKLLRGGGYKPRTSPYSFQGYGYEAIRMMRDAADEFGLKIVTEVMDPEHVDLLEPIADMLQIGSRNMQNFSLLRRAGKSKRPVLLKRGMSSTLFELLNAAEYILAEGNDQIVLCERGIRTFDDFSRSTFDLTIIPKIKQISRLPIIADPSHATGDRSLVLPVAQAAIAAGADGLIVEFHPDPKVALSDGDQSLYPEQLFELSDKIAILASAVNRRFER is encoded by the coding sequence ATGGCAATCGGAACCCACATCCCAGCACATCAGAACATCGGTTTTCCCGGTGCGACTGAGCCACAATTCGCACCCCCCGGCGTATTAAAAGTCGAGGGAAGCGAAGCTCATCTCGTACGGGTTGGCGATGTCGTTTTTGGTGGTTCTGAACTTATTCTAATCGCGGGACCCTGCGCCGTCGAATCGGAAGCGCAAATCCGCGCCAGCGCGAATTTAGCAAAGCAAGCGGGCGCGAAACTCTTGCGCGGCGGTGGTTACAAGCCGCGTACTTCGCCCTACTCGTTTCAGGGGTACGGTTACGAAGCGATCCGAATGATGCGTGATGCCGCCGATGAGTTTGGGCTCAAGATTGTTACCGAAGTGATGGATCCCGAACATGTCGATTTGCTCGAGCCTATCGCCGATATGCTGCAAATCGGTTCGCGCAATATGCAGAATTTTAGTTTGCTGCGTCGCGCCGGTAAGAGTAAACGTCCGGTGTTGTTAAAACGTGGGATGTCATCGACGCTGTTTGAGTTGTTGAATGCCGCGGAGTACATCCTTGCCGAGGGAAACGACCAGATTGTTTTATGCGAACGCGGAATCCGCACCTTTGACGACTTCTCGCGCAGTACGTTCGATTTAACGATTATTCCCAAAATTAAACAAATTAGTAGACTGCCGATTATTGCCGATCCCAGTCATGCTACCGGCGACCGTTCTTTGGTGCTGCCCGTAGCGCAAGCCGCCATCGCCGCCGGCGCTGATGGACTCATCGTCGAGTTTCACCCCGATCCGAAAGTTGCCTTATCCGATGGTGACCAATCGCTATACCCCGAACAACTCTTCGAGTTATCAGATAAAATTGCGATCCTCGCTTCAGCGGTGAATCGACGGTTCGAGCGATGA
- a CDS encoding 1,4-dihydroxy-2-naphthoate polyprenyltransferase has translation MLEKLYPWLLAARPKTLIASVVPVAIGFALASSHPQFAPLWVLPILIAALLIQIGTNVANDYYDFRKGTDNEMRIGPTRVTQAGILKPTVVQIGFWTIFAIAILVGVPLALRGGWWIVAIGLTSVACGVWYTAGSYSIAYRGMSELFVILFFGIVAVAGTYNLLTLEWSYVAVIAGVASGMLATSLLVVNNTRDIPNDRAAGKWTLPARFGYTFGRIEYILTILFAYSAAVLVLFLLDKTSFVSILLIFASLPLAIEPMKLILTRTDKDSFLKCLAQTARLQLLFGILFSLALTR, from the coding sequence ATGCTTGAGAAACTATACCCTTGGTTGCTGGCGGCACGTCCGAAAACCCTGATTGCATCGGTCGTTCCGGTTGCCATCGGATTTGCGCTCGCTTCGTCGCATCCGCAGTTTGCGCCGCTTTGGGTGTTACCGATTCTCATTGCAGCGTTGCTCATTCAAATCGGAACGAATGTCGCGAACGACTATTACGATTTTCGCAAAGGGACCGACAACGAAATGCGAATTGGACCAACACGAGTAACACAAGCGGGCATTCTCAAACCAACGGTCGTTCAAATCGGATTTTGGACAATCTTTGCCATCGCAATTCTGGTGGGAGTTCCGCTTGCGCTACGTGGCGGGTGGTGGATTGTCGCAATCGGTTTGACTTCGGTTGCGTGCGGTGTCTGGTACACTGCCGGCTCGTATTCGATTGCTTACCGGGGAATGAGTGAGCTGTTTGTCATCTTGTTTTTCGGTATCGTTGCAGTAGCGGGAACCTACAATTTGTTGACGTTGGAGTGGTCGTACGTTGCGGTGATTGCCGGCGTCGCTTCGGGTATGCTCGCAACTTCGTTGCTCGTGGTGAACAATACACGCGATATTCCCAATGACCGGGCGGCGGGAAAGTGGACTTTGCCGGCACGATTTGGCTATACCTTTGGTCGAATCGAATATATCCTTACGATACTTTTTGCATACAGTGCCGCGGTGCTTGTACTATTCCTGTTAGACAAAACCAGTTTCGTCTCGATTCTACTCATTTTTGCTTCGCTTCCATTAGCAATTGAGCCGATGAAACTAATTCTCACCCGCACCGATAAAGACTCATTTCTAAAATGCTTGGCGCAAACAGCGCGATTGCAACTACTCTTTGGCATTCTGTTTTCGTTGGCGCTCACCCGATGA